GTTCAACAGGCTGTCAGGTTAGGTTATCGCCCGATTTGAACCTTAATTGTTTGATGGTGAGGAAGCGACCATTGCTGTTCGGGGCCGCAACTCGTCCTTCGAACTCAGCGCAAGTCCATCATCGAACTCCGCGACACAGAATCGATTTCGCCCGGACCGTTTTGCGTCGTACATCGCTGCATCGGCCGCCGCAAACAGGCGTTCCGTAAATTCAGCCGGGTCTTCATTGACCGTCGCTTCACATAACCCAACGCTGATCGTCACCGGAATGGTCGCGGTGCCAATGTGAACAGGCAGTTGTTCGACCGTTTTCCTCATTCGTTCCCCAATCAGATTTATGACATGGGGACTGACATTATCCAGCAGGACGACAAACTCCTCACCGCCATATCTACCCAGCAAATCGACATCGCGCAGGCAATGCTGAAGGGCCTCAGCAACCAGTTTCAGGACCTGATCGCCTGCCTGATGGCCGTATGTATCATTGATTTTCTTGAAGTGATCGATGTCAACAACACCCATCCCAAAAGAATGGCCTCTCAATCGATGAACTGCAGCTCTCTCTTTCATCTGAGCCACCAGATAGCCTCGATTGTATACGCCCGTGAGTACATCGATTCGCGATGCTCGAAGCAGATCCGCAACCCGACGCTTCAACATACCGTTTTCTTCGAGCAATTGGTCCGGCACTTTCTCATTGGCCTCTGGCTCCGTTGCCATCGACGATATCCGAGAGAGTTGATCCAGTGCTTCCTGAAGAATATCCGCGACAGGCGGCACCTTTCGCGGATCGACCTCAAAAAGATCGGCAGTAGCTTCAATGCGATCCTGGATCATCTGAAGCAAGTCTTCCGATGTCATCTCCACTGGAAGAGCGAGGTCGTCGAGACACTCCTCGAGCTCAACAATTGATACTCCCTGACTCTTGTCACAGAGCAAAGATGCAATGGCATTCGCTGTCCGGGTGATTTTTACCAGACGACTGTCTGAATCAGCCGGTTCCGGACTGTCGGGCGTCTGATCAATCGCCAGAATTGCGGACACACAACGAACGGGCAGGCCAATCTGGCCCAGCATCACCGACGACATCTTGTGGTGAGTGAGTCCAAACTCTGCCAACTCCAGTGCAGTAAGCGGTACTCCTTCGTCGGCAGCTTTATCCAGTAGCGGCACATAGCGAGCTGGTTCAGCTCGTAACATGGCCAGCTTACCAACACCGGATAGCAAACTCGTTGTGTAGCATTCCGATTTGAGTTTCGGCGATCCAAAATAACTCCCCAACATTTCCGATGCCGTCGCCTGAACGAAGGATCGCAACCAGAACTGTTTGAAGTATGACGCATGTTCACCGGGCTCGATTGACTGTCGAGCAAGGGAGAAGCTGAGAACTAATGGTGCAACACTGTTCCGCCCCAGCAACGTCGTGGCGCGCTTAACATCGCTCACGTCGCCCATATTTCCGTATTGAGAAGAATTAGCCGCCTTCAGCAGCCGGGTTGAAATAGCCGGATCTTTACGAATGACCGAAGCAATCTGGTCAATCGAACTGTCCGGATCATCAAACAATCGTAAGACCTCGATTGCGATCGTAGGCAGCGTTGGCAATTTCAAACATCGTGAAAGATCGATCGTCATGGTGCGTCAGGTACCTCTGAGGTCAAATCACTTACGTCGTGATCAAAACGAAATAGATTTCTCCACTCACGTGAAACGAAATATGAGTCGGCCTGCATACTCACTACTCCGCAGCCCCCGCTAGATGTATAGGTCACCAACATTTGATCAGAGTCCACAGTTTTTCGATGGAATGGAAGAGTTCTGATCTTACCATGGGTAGTACCGCGAACTTCTGATCGCT
The window above is part of the Planctomycetaceae bacterium genome. Proteins encoded here:
- a CDS encoding diguanylate cyclase, with the translated sequence MTIDLSRCLKLPTLPTIAIEVLRLFDDPDSSIDQIASVIRKDPAISTRLLKAANSSQYGNMGDVSDVKRATTLLGRNSVAPLVLSFSLARQSIEPGEHASYFKQFWLRSFVQATASEMLGSYFGSPKLKSECYTTSLLSGVGKLAMLRAEPARYVPLLDKAADEGVPLTALELAEFGLTHHKMSSVMLGQIGLPVRCVSAILAIDQTPDSPEPADSDSRLVKITRTANAIASLLCDKSQGVSIVELEECLDDLALPVEMTSEDLLQMIQDRIEATADLFEVDPRKVPPVADILQEALDQLSRISSMATEPEANEKVPDQLLEENGMLKRRVADLLRASRIDVLTGVYNRGYLVAQMKERAAVHRLRGHSFGMGVVDIDHFKKINDTYGHQAGDQVLKLVAEALQHCLRDVDLLGRYGGEEFVVLLDNVSPHVINLIGERMRKTVEQLPVHIGTATIPVTISVGLCEATVNEDPAEFTERLFAAADAAMYDAKRSGRNRFCVAEFDDGLALSSKDELRPRTAMVASSPSNN